In the genome of Raphanus sativus cultivar WK10039 chromosome 4, ASM80110v3, whole genome shotgun sequence, one region contains:
- the LOC108851731 gene encoding RNA-binding protein involved in heterochromatin assembly dri1 — protein sequence MNRPGDWNCRLCSHLNFQRRDSCQRCREPRTSGITDLVSSFTSRPISSSFAFNTGPDVRPGDWYCNLGNCGTHNFASRSSCFTCGAAKDESSLSAAAAAPGFIDMSDGPRRGFFGFGSSSGGGGGMGRSSWKSGDWICSRPGCNEHNFASRSECFRCNAPKEPATNSPY from the exons ATGAATAGGCCAGGAGACTGGAACTGCCGATTGTGTAGCCACCTCAACTTCCAGAGAAGGGATTCCTGCCAGCGTTGCAGAGAGCCAAGGACGAGCGGCATTACCGACTTAGTGAGCAGTTTCACAAGCCGTCCAATCAGTAGCTCTTTTGCTTTCAACACCGGGCCTGACGTGAGACCAGGTGATTGGTACTGCAACCTCGGAAATTGCGGAACACACAATTTTGCAAGCAGGTCCAGCTGTTTCACGTGTGGTGCCGCAAAAGATGAGTCGTCACTCTCGGCTGCTGCTGCAGCCCCCGGGTTTATAGACATGAGTGATGGTCCGAGACGCGGTTTTTTTGGTTTCGGTAGCAGCAGTGGTGGTGGAGGCGGCATGGGCCGTTCTTCTTGGAAATCTGGAGATTGGATTTGCTCGAG GCCAGGCTGCAATGAACACAACTTTGCAAGCAGGTCAGAGTGTTTCAGGTGCAACGCCCCAAAGGAACCGGCCACCAATTCACCCTACTAG